In Candidatus Saganbacteria bacterium, a single window of DNA contains:
- a CDS encoding glucuronate isomerase: MIVGSAVLNHPADISSAIARRVRDCKVVDMHTHLFSPPFGSLNLWGIDHLMTYHYLQAEYFRTIGLQDRSQVTASAIASFNRLPIDQKADRIYKTLFVDNTPVSEACRGVLTTLSMLGQNLRQPDLTGYRKALGNKPYERHIETIFRLANIDRVVMTNDPFVDEERAVWEKGVQPDRRFMTALRVDPLFTNWTKAVQVMGVSGSHDFTGIRRFLETWADKMKPVYLAASLPPDFDYPSSGELTKTSTDNGHITEMFNNAVLPMAKERDLPVALMIGVKRGVNPILGQAGDGVGSATIEAVERLCSNTPDVRFFVTLLSDTNQRELAVAARKFPNLMPFGCWWFLNTPAEIERITTLRLELAGTTVVPQHSDARVLDQLAYKWSHSRQIIADVLTAQYLKLPKGTPLTEEDIARDVSNMLGGNFLRFCGIK, encoded by the coding sequence ATGATAGTAGGGTCAGCTGTTCTTAATCATCCGGCGGATATATCAAGCGCGATCGCAAGACGGGTCAGGGACTGCAAAGTGGTCGACATGCACACCCACCTTTTCAGCCCGCCTTTCGGAAGTTTGAACTTATGGGGCATCGATCATCTTATGACATATCATTATCTGCAAGCGGAATATTTCAGGACAATAGGCCTGCAAGACCGGTCTCAAGTTACCGCCTCGGCTATCGCTTCATTTAACAGACTTCCAATTGATCAGAAGGCTGATCGCATCTACAAGACTTTGTTCGTCGACAATACGCCCGTATCCGAAGCATGCAGGGGTGTCCTGACGACATTGAGCATGTTAGGCCAAAACTTAAGGCAGCCCGATCTGACCGGATACAGAAAGGCTCTCGGGAACAAACCATATGAAAGGCATATAGAGACTATTTTTAGACTGGCTAATATCGACCGTGTTGTAATGACGAATGATCCTTTCGTTGACGAGGAAAGGGCTGTCTGGGAAAAGGGAGTTCAACCTGACCGGCGCTTCATGACAGCTCTCAGGGTCGACCCTCTTTTCACAAATTGGACCAAAGCCGTACAGGTCATGGGAGTCTCCGGTTCTCATGATTTTACCGGTATAAGAAGATTTTTGGAAACTTGGGCTGATAAAATGAAGCCGGTATATCTTGCAGCCTCTCTTCCGCCGGACTTTGACTATCCTTCTTCAGGAGAACTGACCAAAACAAGCACGGACAATGGTCATATCACGGAAATGTTTAATAATGCGGTCCTGCCGATGGCAAAAGAGAGGGATCTGCCCGTAGCGCTGATGATCGGAGTAAAAAGAGGCGTCAATCCGATCCTCGGCCAAGCCGGGGACGGTGTCGGAAGTGCGACCATTGAAGCCGTCGAGCGGCTTTGCAGCAATACTCCAGATGTCAGGTTCTTCGTCACGCTGCTCTCCGATACCAATCAGAGAGAGCTGGCGGTCGCTGCCCGCAAATTCCCGAACCTGATGCCTTTCGGATGCTGGTGGTTCCTTAACACCCCGGCCGAGATCGAAAGGATAACTACCTTGAGGCTTGAACTTGCGGGAACTACCGTTGTACCGCAGCATTCGGACGCGCGCGTGCTTGACCAACTGGCATATAAATGGTCACATTCGCGTCAGATCATCGCTGATGTCCTTACAGCGCAATATTTAAAATTACCGAAAGGGACTCCGCTCACCGAGGAGGATATCGCGAGGGATGTTTCAAATATGCTCGGCGGCAATTTTTTGAGGTTCTGCGGAATTAAATAA